One Natrinema longum genomic window carries:
- a CDS encoding cupin domain-containing protein produces MEKRSVDDIENVPHFMGINSHRKPLSRAIDEMGFAMVHFELEPGESFSGGHHTHHDQEELFYVIDGTATFEVKSGPGAEPETHEVGSGEVIHFERGGSYQTGGNEGDERVVAVALGVGEPRHGWTDTKVLFDCADCGRETVHDIEAVNPEDERMPEPDEMVISCQDCATVAEL; encoded by the coding sequence ATGGAAAAACGGAGTGTCGACGACATCGAGAACGTCCCCCATTTCATGGGCATCAACAGCCACCGCAAACCGCTCTCGCGGGCCATCGACGAGATGGGGTTCGCGATGGTCCACTTCGAACTCGAGCCCGGCGAGTCGTTCTCCGGCGGCCACCACACGCACCACGATCAGGAGGAGTTGTTCTACGTGATCGATGGGACGGCCACGTTCGAGGTGAAATCGGGGCCGGGTGCCGAGCCCGAAACCCACGAGGTTGGCTCCGGCGAAGTCATCCACTTCGAGCGCGGCGGTTCCTATCAGACCGGCGGTAACGAAGGCGACGAACGAGTCGTCGCCGTGGCGCTCGGCGTCGGGGAGCCCCGCCACGGATGGACAGACACGAAGGTGCTGTTCGACTGTGCGGACTGCGGACGAGAAACGGTCCACGACATCGAAGCGGTCAATCCGGAAGACGAGCGGATGCCCGAACCCGACGAGATGGTCATCTCCTGTCAGGACTGTGCAACCGTCGCGGAGCTATAG
- a CDS encoding hydantoinase B/oxoprolinase family protein, with protein MTTDPTDETDDRIDPVTLEVVRNQLESVAEEMGQTLIRGAYSPNIKERRDCSTALFDAEGRMIAQAEHIPVHLGAMPAAVDAVREHDPKPGDVFVLNDPFTGGTHLPDVTMVSPIAPGHDGSSGSDDEDDARSIVGYAVSRAHHADVGGMTPGSMPAGAEEIYQEGLRLPPIRLVEGGEPREDVRSLVLANVRNLRERRADLRAQQAANERAEARLGALFDEHGRGTVLEGFDAVIDYSRERIAAEIAALPDGTYEATDVLEGDGVTDEDVEIAAAVTVDGGTIDVDFSGTAAQVAGNLNAPLAVATSAVYFVVRCITDPEIPPNHGCYEPVSVAAPEGSLLNPNPPAAVVGGNVETSQRVTDVVFTALAQAAPDRVPAQGQGTMNNLTIGARDGSFAYYETLGGGFGARADRDGMDGVQVGMTNTLNTPVESLETEYPLRVERYALREGSGGRGRFRGGLGLERSVTVETPATVSLLTERRRHAPKGVAGGGDGATGENLIDGEAVPAKTTVDVTAGTTVTVKTPGGGGHGDPGERNAESVETDRAAGTHRESIDRNGS; from the coding sequence ATGACGACGGACCCGACAGACGAGACGGACGATCGCATCGATCCAGTGACCCTCGAGGTCGTTCGCAACCAACTCGAGAGCGTCGCCGAGGAGATGGGACAGACCCTGATCCGGGGGGCGTATTCGCCGAATATCAAGGAACGGCGGGACTGCTCGACGGCGCTGTTCGACGCCGAGGGGCGGATGATCGCGCAGGCAGAACACATCCCGGTCCACCTCGGCGCGATGCCGGCCGCGGTCGACGCCGTACGCGAGCACGATCCGAAACCGGGCGACGTGTTCGTTCTCAACGACCCCTTCACCGGCGGAACGCACCTGCCGGACGTGACGATGGTCTCGCCGATCGCGCCCGGGCATGACGGGAGCAGCGGGAGCGACGACGAGGATGACGCCCGATCGATCGTCGGTTACGCCGTCTCTCGAGCCCACCACGCCGACGTCGGCGGGATGACTCCCGGTAGCATGCCCGCCGGCGCGGAGGAGATCTATCAGGAGGGACTCCGGCTCCCCCCGATTCGGCTCGTCGAGGGCGGCGAGCCCCGGGAGGACGTCCGCTCGCTCGTTCTCGCGAACGTCCGCAACCTCCGCGAACGCCGGGCGGACCTCCGCGCACAGCAGGCAGCGAACGAACGCGCCGAAGCGCGGCTCGGGGCCCTCTTCGACGAGCACGGCCGCGGAACGGTCCTCGAGGGGTTCGACGCTGTCATCGACTACTCCCGCGAGCGGATCGCGGCGGAAATCGCGGCCCTGCCCGACGGCACGTACGAGGCCACCGACGTCCTCGAGGGCGACGGCGTGACCGACGAGGACGTCGAAATCGCCGCGGCCGTCACGGTCGACGGCGGGACGATCGACGTGGACTTTTCCGGAACCGCAGCGCAGGTCGCGGGGAACCTCAACGCGCCGCTGGCGGTCGCGACGAGCGCGGTCTACTTCGTCGTGCGCTGTATCACCGATCCGGAGATCCCGCCGAATCACGGCTGCTACGAGCCGGTGAGCGTCGCTGCCCCCGAGGGATCGCTGTTGAACCCGAACCCGCCCGCCGCCGTGGTCGGCGGCAACGTCGAGACCAGCCAGCGGGTCACCGACGTCGTCTTCACCGCGCTCGCACAGGCCGCGCCCGACCGCGTCCCCGCACAGGGCCAGGGGACGATGAACAACCTCACCATCGGCGCGCGCGACGGCTCGTTCGCCTACTACGAGACGCTCGGCGGCGGCTTCGGCGCGCGCGCCGACCGCGACGGGATGGACGGCGTCCAAGTCGGCATGACGAACACGCTCAACACGCCCGTCGAATCCCTCGAGACGGAGTACCCGCTCCGGGTCGAACGCTACGCGCTTCGGGAGGGCAGCGGCGGGCGCGGCCGGTTTCGCGGGGGCCTCGGCCTCGAGCGGTCGGTGACCGTCGAGACGCCGGCGACGGTGTCGCTGCTGACCGAGCGCCGCCGCCACGCGCCGAAGGGCGTCGCCGGCGGCGGGGACGGCGCGACCGGCGAGAACCTGATCGACGGCGAAGCGGTTCCCGCGAAGACGACGGTCGACGTGACGGCTGGGACGACAGTTACCGTCAAAACGCCCGGCGGCGGCGGGCACGGCGATCCGGGCGAGCGGAACGCGGAGTCGGTCGAGACCGACCGAGCCGCCGGAACGCACCGCGAGTCGATCGACCGAAACGGGTCGTAA
- a CDS encoding hydantoinase/oxoprolinase family protein: MTSETPPVDGDTRIGVDVGGTFTDVALSVDDRLVTAKVPTTDDQHIGVLEGLRKACDRAGIEPTEIDGFAHAMTVSVNALLERDGAKTALVTTEGFRDVIEIGRQDRPDLYDLEAEKPEPLVPRDRRFEVDERTTADGVERPVDAEAIRDLAATLRERDVEAVAVCLLHAYADPENERLVAETLREELEAPVSASHEVLAEFREFERTSTTTVDAYVRPAIDRYVGRLVEEAREAGIPTPRIMQANGGIADPETVRDHAVTTTLSGPAAGVVGAAATVGDDAVDGLVTFDMGGTSSDVSLVRDGRAERTTDAEVDDIPIRTPMVDVTTVGAGGGSIAWVDSGGALRVGPESAGAAPGPACYDRGGTRPTVTDANVVLGYIGPETALGGEMTLDVDAAREALDELAQEAGLAGPLEAARGVFRVANATMTRTIRSVTVERGHDPRDFALVAFGGAGPMHAAALADSLSVEQVVVPRPSGVLSAFGLLAADESYDAARTVGVALDGAKPAALEDVYDDLVADVLADASAPDAARVERAADCRYAGQSFELTVPVDDTFDANAVADRFHDVHERTYGYAMDESIEVVTLRTTATVLGSEPAIRHDGEGDAVLGTRDATFPDAGRRETTIYDRERLAAGASIAGPAVLEQAESTTVVPPTWAGEVLADGTLVATRTEENRR; this comes from the coding sequence ATGACCAGTGAGACGCCGCCAGTCGATGGCGACACGCGCATCGGCGTCGACGTCGGCGGCACCTTCACCGACGTGGCCCTCTCCGTCGACGACCGACTCGTCACCGCGAAGGTCCCGACGACCGACGACCAACACATCGGCGTCCTCGAGGGACTCCGCAAGGCCTGCGACCGCGCCGGCATCGAACCCACCGAAATCGACGGCTTCGCCCACGCGATGACCGTCTCGGTCAACGCCCTGCTCGAACGCGACGGCGCGAAGACGGCGCTCGTGACGACCGAGGGCTTCCGGGACGTCATCGAGATCGGTCGCCAGGACCGACCCGATCTGTACGATCTCGAGGCCGAGAAACCGGAGCCGCTGGTCCCCCGCGACCGGCGGTTCGAAGTCGACGAACGGACGACCGCCGACGGGGTCGAACGACCGGTCGACGCCGAGGCAATCCGCGATCTCGCAGCGACGCTCCGGGAACGCGACGTCGAGGCGGTCGCGGTCTGTCTGCTACACGCCTACGCCGATCCCGAGAACGAGCGCCTCGTCGCCGAGACGCTACGCGAGGAACTCGAGGCCCCGGTCTCGGCCTCCCACGAGGTGCTCGCGGAGTTCCGCGAGTTCGAACGCACGTCGACGACGACGGTCGACGCCTACGTCCGGCCCGCGATCGACCGCTACGTCGGTCGGCTGGTCGAGGAGGCCCGCGAGGCCGGGATTCCGACACCGCGGATCATGCAGGCCAACGGCGGTATCGCCGATCCCGAGACGGTGCGTGACCACGCCGTGACGACGACGCTGTCGGGGCCGGCCGCCGGCGTCGTCGGTGCAGCGGCCACCGTCGGCGATGATGCCGTCGACGGACTCGTGACGTTCGACATGGGTGGCACCTCGAGCGACGTGAGCCTCGTCCGGGACGGACGGGCCGAGCGGACGACCGACGCCGAGGTGGACGACATACCGATCCGGACGCCGATGGTCGACGTGACCACCGTCGGCGCGGGCGGGGGCTCGATCGCGTGGGTCGACTCGGGCGGCGCGCTCCGGGTCGGGCCGGAGTCCGCGGGTGCAGCGCCCGGCCCGGCCTGTTACGACCGCGGTGGCACTCGACCGACCGTCACCGACGCCAACGTCGTGCTCGGCTACATCGGCCCCGAAACCGCGCTGGGCGGTGAAATGACCCTCGACGTCGACGCCGCACGCGAGGCCCTCGACGAACTGGCCCAAGAAGCCGGCCTCGCGGGACCGCTCGAGGCGGCTCGTGGCGTCTTCCGGGTGGCGAACGCGACGATGACGCGGACGATCCGGTCCGTGACGGTCGAACGGGGCCACGACCCTCGCGACTTCGCGCTCGTGGCCTTCGGCGGCGCGGGGCCGATGCACGCCGCGGCGCTGGCCGATTCCCTGTCGGTCGAGCAGGTCGTCGTCCCGCGGCCGAGCGGCGTGCTCTCCGCGTTCGGGCTGCTCGCGGCCGACGAGAGCTACGACGCCGCCAGGACCGTCGGCGTCGCGCTCGACGGAGCGAAGCCAGCGGCGCTCGAGGACGTGTACGACGACCTCGTGGCCGACGTGCTCGCGGACGCGTCGGCTCCGGACGCGGCACGCGTCGAGCGGGCAGCCGACTGCCGGTACGCGGGCCAGAGCTTCGAACTGACCGTTCCCGTCGACGATACGTTCGACGCGAACGCGGTCGCCGACCGGTTTCACGACGTCCACGAGCGGACCTACGGCTACGCGATGGACGAATCGATCGAGGTCGTCACCCTCCGCACGACGGCGACCGTCCTGGGATCGGAGCCGGCGATCCGCCACGACGGCGAGGGCGACGCCGTCCTCGGGACTCGTGACGCCACCTTTCCCGACGCTGGCCGGCGGGAGACGACGATCTACGATCGGGAGCGGCTCGCGGCGGGCGCGTCGATCGCGGGCCCGGCGGTTCTCGAGCAGGCCGAAAGCACCACCGTCGTCCCGCCGACCTGGGCGGGGGAGGTTCTGGCCGACGGAACGCTCGTCGCGACGCGAACGGAGGAGAACCGACGATGA